The genomic stretch CTTCGGCGATGTTGGCTGTGACGTTCCTGGTGTCCCCAGCGACCTGCTGCACGTCGCGGGAAATCGCGGCCGTCGCCGCGCCCTGTTGCTCGACCGCGGCGGCAATCGTGGCGGAAATCTCCGACATCTGCCGGATCGTGTCGGTGATCTCCCTGATCGATTCCGTCGATTGGGTGGTGGCGGCCTGGATGCTGCCCACCTGTTGATTGATCTCCTCGGTGGCCCGCGCGGTCTGCCCGGCCAGGGCTTTCACCTCCAGCGCCACCACCGAGAAGCCGCGCCCTGCCTCGCCCGCCCGCGCCGCCTCGATGGTGGCATTCAGCGCCAACAGATTGGTCTGCTTGGCGATGGTCTGGATCAGATCGACGATCCGGCCGATCCGGCTTCCAGCACTGGCCAGTTCCACCACCTGCTCGTTGGTGCGGCGGGTCTGTTCGACGGCCTTGGCGGCGATCGCGCCCGCGATGTGAATCTGCCGTCCAATCTCGCTGACCGAGCGTGCCATCTCCTCGGCTGCCGCCGCGACCGATTGGACATTGGTGGCGACTTCATCGGAGGCGGCGGCGACCGTGGTCGCAAGCTGCTGAGAATGCGTCGCGGTCGTCGTCAACGATCCTGCCGAGGTCTCGAGCCGTGTCGAGGCCGCCGACACCGTCTCGATGATCCGTCCGACCGCGACCTCGAACGCGTCGGCGAGCCGATTGGTGTCGGCCCTGCGCTGTTGCGCCGCCAGATTGTCCTGATCGATCTTGGCCGCGGCCTCGACCTCGGCCTTCTGCTTCGCCTTGACTTTGAAGTTCTCCACCGCCCGCGCCATGTCGCCGATCTCGTCGCTGCGCGACAGTCCGGGCAGCACCACGTCGAATTCGCCCGACGCCAGTTGCTGCATCGCCTTGGTCATACGGGCGATCGACCTGGCGATGCGCTGGCCGAACATCAGCGCGAAGATTCCGATGCCCAGCGTGGCGACGCCGATCGCCCACGCCAGGAATTCGCGAAGCTCGGTCGCGCGGGCCTCGGAAGCCAGGTAGCGCTCGTCGGCCGTCTTGATCAGAAGGTCGAGCGTCGGGCGATTGCGATTGAACACCGTCAGAAAATCGTCGACCTCCTCGTTCATCGACGTCTTGGTCACGGCATATCCGGCAAAGCCCAAATTGTAGGATTTGAGCAGCGCCGTAAGCTCCGCCTTCACGGCGGCGGGTAGCTCGGTGGCCGCGAGCCGGTCCTGAAATTCATCGGCGCGAAGCGAGAGCTGGTCGCCATATTTCTCGTCGCCCCGCAACATGAAATCCTTTTCATGGCGCCGCATCATCAGCATCAGATTGGACAGACGCGGCTGGTCCAGCTCGACGAGCCGGGCCTCGAGCTGATGAACCGCGTTCCGAAGCTTGCCCTGCAACCCGTCGGCCTCGGTCAGGCCAAGCACCTTCTGTGCCGAAACGAGGTTGTGAAACCGCGTCACATAGAGCCTGAAGCCGGCGCGCAGCGCCGAGGTCTGCTTCATCGGGTCGTCGTCCGGCAGTTGCTGGACGGTCGTTTCGATTGCGTCAAGATGCTGTTGTGCCGCTGTCATGAGCGCATTGTGGGCCTCGATCAGCTTTTCCTCCGGCTTGCGGAGAAACGCGGTGGCGATCAGGCCGGCTTCGAGATAGCTGCGCGACAAGGCGACGACATGGGACCGCAACACCATCCGCTGCGCGGATTCGGCTTGCATGCGATCGGCGAATTTCACGCCGGCCAGGCAAATGATGCCGGTGAGCAGCACGCCGACGACCCCCAACAGGGCGATCTGAACGCGCAGGCCAATCCGGGGCAGCGCGATGCGCCGCGCCGGGGATTTCGCCTTTCGACCGCGAATTTTGAGCATCTGGAAGTCGGCCTTTCACAAACCGCAGACCGTCGACCGCGGAGCGAGACGGCCTGACTGATGGGGCGTTGTACGAAGCCAACTCCGAAGATAGAGTAAAGCCGCGGAAGACTCTTGCCACCGTCGATTAGTTAGAAAGTTGATCGCCATTGTCACCTGTGCGTCACATCGATGTCTGGCGCGTCGTCGACGCGCTTTCGCATCCGCACGATCGAGGTGAAAGTCGCCGCGAAATCCGCTAGGCTGCCGGCCATGGAATCGGATGTCGTTCACATCGTCGCGCCGCCGGATCGCCGGCAATCGGAGACCGCGTTGCTGATCGCGCGCGGCACCTCGCGGCTGCTGCGTTCGCTCGGCTTTGCCTGCGTCAGCGAGCTGCCCCTGCCATCCGGGCGCCGCGCCGATCTGGTGGCGCTCAACGAACGCGGTGAGATCTGGATTGTCGAGATCAAATCGTCATTGCAGGATTTGCGCGCCGACCAGAAATGGCCGGACTACCGCGCCCATTGCGACCGGCTGTTGTTTGCGTTCACGCGGGATCTGCCCTGCGAGATTTTCCCGACTGATACCGGGCTGATCGTGGCCGACGGCTATGGCGCCTATCTGCATTGCGAGGCACCGGAACATCGATTGCCCGCGCCGACCCGCAAGGTGATGATGCTGCGCTTCGCGCTGGCGGCGGCGCAGCGGCTCAACCGGCTGAACGATCCGCAGGGGTTCGCGGAGAGTTAGCCTGCGACGTTATCCTGAAGCGCGCGTTGCGATGCGTATTCAGGGCTTCAATTCGTCATTGCGAGGAGCGCGGCGACGAAGCAATCCAGTCTGTGCTGGCGGCTCCTGGATTGCTTCGCTGTCGGACGGCGCTTCGCGCCGTCCTCGGCTCGCAATGACGGAATACTGTCACTGTTGCGGATGCTCGGCCTTAGCGCGGCGCGCGCTTGGCCAGGATTCGCTGCAGGGTGCGGCGGTGCATGTTGAGCCGGCGGGCGGTTTCGGAGACGTTGCGGTTGCACATCTCATAGATGCGCTGGATATGCTCCCAGCGCACCCGATCGGCCGACATCGGGTTGTTCGGCAGTTCGGATTTTTCCGCGCCGCTGGCGAGCAGGGCGGCGACCACGTCGTCGGCATCGGCCGGCTTCGACAGGTAATCTACCGCGCCCATTTTGACCGCGGTGACGGCGGTGGCGATGTTGCCATAGCCGGTCAGCACGATGGCGCGGGCATCCGGCCGCTCGCGCTTCAGCGCCGACACCACGTCGAGGCCATTGCCGTCGCCGAGCCGCAAATCGACCACCGCGAAGGCCGGCGCCGCCTTGCCGATCTGCGCCAGCCCGTCCGACACGCTATCGCAGGCGGTCACGGCGAAGCCGCGGGTTTCCATCGCGCGCGACAACCGCTCCAGGAACGGCTTGTCATCCTCCACGATCAGCAATGAGCGGTCGGTATGGCCAGAAAGTTCCGGGATGGCATTCACGGTGAGAAATCCTCCATTACGGTTGCGACATCATATGGCGACGAGATGTCGCGCTGCCAAGGACCGGGGCCTGCGGCCGGATGGCGCGGTCCCTACTCTTGTTTGAAGCGTTTTCTTTACGCCAACCGGTGCCCACTTCGCTCGAAAACGCTCTATGTGTCCGGTTCCTGGGGGATCTCCACGGTTTCGAAGCGGCTGCGAGGCCAGGTGATCTGGACCACGGCGCCATGGTCGGGAAACACCTTGTTGCGGAACGAGACCTTGGCGCCGGTGCGCTCCAGCAAGGTCCGCGCGATGAAGACGCCGAGGCCGAGGCCGGCATGGGCGCCATGAGGATCGTCGGCGTTGCGTCGGCGCGAGACGTAGGGCTCGCCGATCCGCCGCAGCATGTCGGGGGCGATCCCGGGGCCATCGTCGGAAATCATGACCTGCACGGTGTCGGCGTTCCACCAGGCGTTGACCTCGACAATGTTGCGGGCGAAGTCGACGGCGTTTTCCAGGATGTTGCCGACGCCATAGAGGATCGCCGGATTGCGCATCCCGACCGGCTCGGGGACGCCGGCCACCGCGATCCGCACCTTGATGGTGATGTCGAAATCGCGATGCGGCGCCACCGCTTCCTCGATCAGCGTCGACAGCGGCATGCGGTCGAACGGCGCGCCGGAAGACGACAGCTGGGTGATCTTGCTGAGGATTTCCCGGCAGCGCTGGGCCTGTTCGCGCAGCACCTTGAGATCGCCGGCGATGGTGGCGTCGGTCGAGGTCTTCTCCAACTCGCGGGCGATCAGGAAGATCGTCGACAGCGGGGTGCCGAGCTCATGGGCGGCGGCGGCGGCGAGGCCGTCGATCTGGGTCAAATGTTGTTCGCGGGTCAGCACCAGCTCGGTGGCGGCCAGCGCGTCGGCGAGCTTGCGGGCCTCCTCGGTGACCTGGAACGTGTAGAGGCTGGTGACGCCGATCGCCAGCAGGATCGAGAGCCAGACGCCGAACAGATAGACCGACGGCAGCGCCACCGGCTCGTCGCCATTCCAGGGCAGCGGCAAATGATAATAGCCGAGCAGGGCGGCGCACAGCGCGGCGAAGATGCCGAGCCCGATCGTCATCCTTGTCGGCAGCGCGGTGGCGGCGATCAGCACCGGGCCGAGGAACAGAAACGAGAACGGATTCTGCAAACCGCCGGTGAGGAACAGCAGCCCGGCCAGCTCGGCGATATTCAGCGCCAGCAGCGCCGCCGCATGGATCGGCTCCATTCGCTG from Rhodopseudomonas sp. BAL398 encodes the following:
- a CDS encoding methyl-accepting chemotaxis protein; this translates as MQAESAQRMVLRSHVVALSRSYLEAGLIATAFLRKPEEKLIEAHNALMTAAQQHLDAIETTVQQLPDDDPMKQTSALRAGFRLYVTRFHNLVSAQKVLGLTEADGLQGKLRNAVHQLEARLVELDQPRLSNLMLMMRRHEKDFMLRGDEKYGDQLSLRADEFQDRLAATELPAAVKAELTALLKSYNLGFAGYAVTKTSMNEEVDDFLTVFNRNRPTLDLLIKTADERYLASEARATELREFLAWAIGVATLGIGIFALMFGQRIARSIARMTKAMQQLASGEFDVVLPGLSRSDEIGDMARAVENFKVKAKQKAEVEAAAKIDQDNLAAQQRRADTNRLADAFEVAVGRIIETVSAASTRLETSAGSLTTTATHSQQLATTVAAASDEVATNVQSVAAAAEEMARSVSEIGRQIHIAGAIAAKAVEQTRRTNEQVVELASAGSRIGRIVDLIQTIAKQTNLLALNATIEAARAGEAGRGFSVVALEVKALAGQTARATEEINQQVGSIQAATTQSTESIREITDTIRQMSEISATIAAAVEQQGAATAAISRDVQQVAGDTRNVTANIAEVQRGATDTGLASSQVFSEAHALSGESANLKSEVATFLGSVRAA
- a CDS encoding MmcB family DNA repair protein, with translation MESDVVHIVAPPDRRQSETALLIARGTSRLLRSLGFACVSELPLPSGRRADLVALNERGEIWIVEIKSSLQDLRADQKWPDYRAHCDRLLFAFTRDLPCEIFPTDTGLIVADGYGAYLHCEAPEHRLPAPTRKVMMLRFALAAAQRLNRLNDPQGFAES
- a CDS encoding ActR/PrrA/RegA family redox response regulator transcription factor is translated as MNAIPELSGHTDRSLLIVEDDKPFLERLSRAMETRGFAVTACDSVSDGLAQIGKAAPAFAVVDLRLGDGNGLDVVSALKRERPDARAIVLTGYGNIATAVTAVKMGAVDYLSKPADADDVVAALLASGAEKSELPNNPMSADRVRWEHIQRIYEMCNRNVSETARRLNMHRRTLQRILAKRAPR
- a CDS encoding ActS/PrrB/RegB family redox-sensitive histidine kinase translates to MTDTISSDFRHPRRHVRLDTILRLRWLAALGQIAAIFVVAQGLEFEFPVIPCIAVVGLSALVNIALQAAFNPMQRMEPIHAAALLALNIAELAGLLFLTGGLQNPFSFLFLGPVLIAATALPTRMTIGLGIFAALCAALLGYYHLPLPWNGDEPVALPSVYLFGVWLSILLAIGVTSLYTFQVTEEARKLADALAATELVLTREQHLTQIDGLAAAAAHELGTPLSTIFLIARELEKTSTDATIAGDLKVLREQAQRCREILSKITQLSSSGAPFDRMPLSTLIEEAVAPHRDFDITIKVRIAVAGVPEPVGMRNPAILYGVGNILENAVDFARNIVEVNAWWNADTVQVMISDDGPGIAPDMLRRIGEPYVSRRRNADDPHGAHAGLGLGVFIARTLLERTGAKVSFRNKVFPDHGAVVQITWPRSRFETVEIPQEPDT